Proteins found in one Vallitalea guaymasensis genomic segment:
- a CDS encoding D-alanyl-D-alanine carboxypeptidase family protein: MKKRIFCYLLSLALFMGGTFNVYVHAEEEPKDKLELTAKSAILMEPTTGKILYEKNSHERLRPASITKIMTLLLMYEALENGKIGWEDEVVVSEHASSFGGSTIFLETNEVQPVKELAKGIAVASGNDAAVAMAEHIAGTEGEFVNMMNAKAKELGMKDTNFVNACGLDADGHLTSAYDIAIMSKELTTKYPQVYDLTKIWMDKIVHQRKDGEEISELTSTNKLLKWYPEYATGLKTGSTSLAKYCLSGTANKDGLNLIAVVMATPNHKERFREVMKMLDYGFANCKMYKDAIKDKTLANVPVKKGTLDSIDCVGAEDFSCILDSKEQQEITNDIQVEEFVEAPIAIGDKIGEIVYKCGEKEVGRVDLVAANEVPKATLGFYLGKILKMFFH, encoded by the coding sequence ATGAAGAAAAGAATATTTTGTTATTTACTTTCTCTAGCTTTATTTATGGGAGGTACATTTAATGTATATGTACATGCTGAGGAAGAACCAAAAGACAAGTTAGAGTTAACAGCCAAATCAGCTATATTAATGGAACCAACAACAGGTAAAATATTATATGAAAAAAATTCCCATGAAAGATTAAGACCAGCAAGTATAACCAAAATCATGACATTACTATTAATGTATGAAGCTCTTGAGAATGGTAAAATAGGATGGGAAGATGAAGTAGTTGTAAGTGAACATGCTTCTAGTTTCGGGGGATCTACTATTTTCTTGGAAACTAATGAAGTTCAACCAGTAAAAGAATTAGCAAAAGGTATCGCTGTTGCTTCAGGTAACGATGCAGCAGTAGCTATGGCAGAGCATATAGCCGGAACAGAAGGCGAATTTGTTAATATGATGAATGCCAAAGCAAAAGAATTAGGTATGAAAGATACTAATTTCGTTAATGCATGCGGACTTGATGCAGATGGTCATTTAACTAGTGCATATGATATTGCAATAATGTCAAAAGAACTTACAACTAAATATCCACAGGTATATGATTTAACTAAAATATGGATGGATAAGATAGTTCATCAGAGAAAAGATGGAGAAGAAATAAGTGAGTTAACAAGTACCAACAAATTATTGAAATGGTATCCAGAATATGCTACTGGTTTGAAAACAGGTTCTACAAGTTTAGCTAAATACTGTTTATCTGGAACTGCCAACAAAGATGGCTTGAATTTGATAGCTGTTGTAATGGCAACCCCTAATCATAAAGAACGTTTTAGAGAAGTAATGAAGATGTTAGATTATGGATTTGCAAATTGCAAAATGTATAAGGATGCCATAAAAGATAAGACATTAGCTAATGTTCCAGTAAAAAAAGGAACACTTGATAGCATTGACTGTGTTGGAGCTGAAGATTTCAGTTGCATTTTAGATAGTAAAGAGCAGCAAGAAATAACTAATGATATTCAAGTAGAAGAATTTGTTGAAGCTCCTATTGCTATTGGTGATAAAATAGGGGAAATAGTGTATAAATGCGGTGAAAAAGAAGTAGGTAGAGTTGACCTAGTAGCTGCAAATGAAGTTCCTAAAGCTACATTAGGGTTTTATCTAGGTAAAATTCTAAAAATGTTTTTTCACTAA
- a CDS encoding pyrimidine-nucleoside phosphorylase has product MRMYDIIEKKKLGMVLSEDEIKYFVNGYTEGKIPDYQVSALLMAIYFKGMNEKETSVLTLAMAKSGEMLDLSDIDGIKVDKHSTGGVGDKTTLVIAPMVAALGIPVAKMSGRGLGHTGGTIDKLEAFDGFSTKVEKDTFVNNVNKIKIAIAGQTANLAPADKKLYALRDVTATVDNISLIASSIMSKKIASGANAIVLDVKTGSGAFMKKEEDAFELAKEMVNIGTGLDRDVAAIISDMDQPLGRAVGNSLEVIEAIETLRGNGPKDLLELCLTLGSFMVKAAGKTKTAEEGRKLLEQTISSGTAIEKLKELVRAQGGNEEFVDNTDLFKKASITEPIKADRSGYVSHIEANEIGVASMILGGGRETKESIIDLSVGIVIEKKVGDKVSEGDILAYIHGNDQQKIKLAKEKALTAYEFSDGKPKETKFIKGIITKDGIITS; this is encoded by the coding sequence ATGAGAATGTATGATATAATAGAAAAGAAAAAATTAGGTATGGTGCTTTCAGAGGATGAAATAAAATATTTTGTTAATGGTTATACAGAGGGGAAAATACCAGATTATCAAGTATCTGCACTATTGATGGCTATATATTTTAAAGGTATGAACGAGAAAGAAACATCAGTACTGACACTAGCTATGGCTAAAAGTGGCGAGATGCTAGACTTATCTGATATTGATGGAATAAAAGTTGATAAACACAGTACAGGCGGAGTAGGAGATAAAACTACTTTAGTCATTGCGCCAATGGTAGCAGCATTAGGAATTCCAGTTGCTAAGATGTCAGGTAGAGGTCTAGGTCATACAGGTGGAACCATTGATAAGCTTGAAGCATTTGATGGATTTAGTACAAAAGTTGAAAAAGACACTTTTGTTAATAATGTAAATAAAATTAAGATAGCAATAGCTGGTCAGACAGCTAATTTAGCTCCTGCCGATAAAAAGTTATATGCACTTAGGGATGTAACTGCAACAGTGGATAATATTTCATTGATTGCTAGTAGTATTATGAGTAAAAAGATTGCTTCTGGGGCAAATGCTATAGTTCTAGATGTTAAAACTGGTAGCGGTGCATTTATGAAAAAGGAAGAAGATGCTTTTGAACTTGCTAAGGAAATGGTGAATATCGGTACAGGATTAGATAGAGACGTAGCAGCTATTATATCAGATATGGATCAACCATTAGGAAGAGCAGTCGGTAATAGTTTGGAAGTCATAGAAGCCATAGAAACATTAAGAGGTAATGGACCAAAGGATTTACTTGAATTATGCTTAACACTTGGCAGTTTCATGGTTAAAGCTGCTGGAAAGACCAAAACAGCAGAAGAAGGAAGAAAATTACTGGAACAGACAATCAGTAGTGGTACAGCCATTGAAAAATTAAAAGAATTGGTTCGTGCACAAGGTGGAAATGAAGAGTTTGTTGATAATACAGATTTATTCAAAAAAGCTAGTATTACAGAGCCAATAAAAGCAGATAGATCAGGATATGTGAGTCACATTGAAGCAAATGAGATTGGCGTAGCCTCCATGATTCTTGGTGGTGGACGAGAAACAAAAGAAAGTATTATTGATCTTAGTGTCGGTATAGTCATTGAGAAAAAAGTAGGAGATAAAGTTTCAGAAGGTGATATTTTAGCATATATCCACGGAAACGACCAACAAAAAATTAAACTTGCAAAAGAAAAAGCTTTGACTGCATATGAGTTTTCAGATGGAAAACCAAAAGAGACTAAATTTATTAAGGGAATAATTACCAAAGATGGAATAATTACCAGTTAG
- a CDS encoding phosphopentomutase: MNRVIWIILDSVGMGELPDADKFGDRGSNTIGNIAKQLKLDVPNMRKLGLANIEGMVNLEKVEEPEGVYGRIGELSNGKDTTIGHWEMVGIYSPIAFPTYPDGFPGEVTDKFEAYVGKKILGNKPASGTAILEELGKEHMETGRPIVYTSADSVFQIAAHEDIIPIEKLYDMCREARKILSNEHAVARVIARPFLGEPGSFYRTANRRDFSLVPPKDTLLDILQQSGKDVIGVGKIEDIFSGKGITEAIHTKDNMDGVDKTIEYMNKDNKGLIFTNLVEFDSKWGHRNNVEGYAKGLEEFDMRLPEIIKNMKDTDVLMINADHGCDPTTPSTDHSREYVPFLAYGKELKNNADLKTRKTFSDIGQTIAEILDVKQLEIGESFLKDIKR; encoded by the coding sequence ATAAACAGAGTAATATGGATAATTTTAGACAGCGTAGGTATGGGTGAATTACCAGATGCAGACAAATTCGGTGACAGAGGAAGCAATACTATAGGTAATATTGCAAAACAACTAAAATTAGACGTGCCTAATATGAGAAAACTTGGACTAGCAAATATAGAAGGAATGGTTAATTTAGAAAAAGTAGAAGAGCCAGAAGGTGTTTATGGTAGGATCGGTGAATTATCTAACGGAAAAGATACAACTATTGGTCATTGGGAAATGGTTGGTATCTATTCTCCTATAGCGTTTCCAACTTATCCAGATGGATTTCCTGGGGAAGTCACTGATAAATTTGAAGCGTATGTTGGTAAAAAAATATTAGGTAATAAACCTGCTTCAGGAACTGCAATACTAGAGGAATTAGGTAAGGAACATATGGAAACAGGACGTCCTATAGTTTATACTTCAGCAGACAGTGTTTTTCAAATTGCAGCTCATGAAGATATAATACCAATAGAAAAATTGTATGATATGTGTAGAGAGGCTAGAAAAATATTATCTAATGAACATGCTGTTGCAAGAGTAATTGCTAGACCTTTTCTAGGTGAACCAGGATCATTTTATAGAACTGCTAATAGAAGAGACTTTTCTTTGGTACCACCAAAAGATACTTTACTTGATATTCTACAACAGAGTGGAAAAGATGTTATAGGAGTAGGTAAAATAGAAGATATCTTTTCAGGTAAAGGTATAACAGAAGCTATTCATACTAAAGATAATATGGATGGTGTGGACAAAACCATTGAATATATGAACAAGGATAACAAAGGCTTAATATTTACTAATTTAGTCGAGTTTGATTCTAAATGGGGACATAGAAATAATGTAGAGGGATATGCAAAAGGTTTGGAAGAGTTTGATATGAGACTTCCAGAGATTATTAAGAACATGAAAGATACAGATGTACTGATGATTAATGCTGATCACGGCTGTGATCCAACAACACCAAGTACAGATCATTCAAGAGAATATGTACCTTTCTTGGCTTATGGAAAAGAACTTAAGAATAATGCTGATTTAAAGACTAGAAAAACATTTTCAGATATTGGACAGACGATAGCAGAAATTTTAGATGTAAAACAACTTGAAATAGGTGAAAGTTTTTTAAAGGATATTAAAAGATAG